In a genomic window of Hippoglossus stenolepis isolate QCI-W04-F060 chromosome 17, HSTE1.2, whole genome shotgun sequence:
- the mrps21 gene encoding 28S ribosomal protein S21, mitochondrial has translation MARHLRFIARTVMVQDGNVDAAYKNLNKVLSQEGIIEDVKRKRYFEKPCRERQRKNFENCKRIYHSEMARKINFISRTNREDPWLGC, from the exons ATGGCGAGACACCTTCGCTTCATCGCGCGGACAGTGATGGTTCAGGACGGGAACGTGGACGCGGCTTACAAGAATCTGAACAA GGTCCTCAGTCAGGAAGGGATTATCGAAGACGTCAAGCGCAAGCGTTACTTCGAGAAGCCCTGccgagagaggcagaggaagaactTTGAGAACTGCAAGCGAATCTACCACTCGGAAATGGCGAGGAAAATTAACTTCATCTCCAGGACAAACAGAGAGGATCCCTGGCTCGGCTGCTAG